The Eubalaena glacialis isolate mEubGla1 chromosome 3, mEubGla1.1.hap2.+ XY, whole genome shotgun sequence nucleotide sequence aaataattcataagttttaaattgggaGCCATTCTGAGTAGGTTGATGAACTCTCATGCTGTCCTGCTCTGTCCCGCCCAGGATGTGAATCATTCCTTCATCCAGGGTATCCCACTCCTTAGTTACTTAGTAGACATCTTGGTTATCAGAACGACTGTCACAGTAtctcagtgcttgtgttcaagtaacccttattttacttaataatgaccCCAAAGCACAAAAGTAGAAATGTTGGCAATATGGGCGTTCCCTTACTGTggctaatttataaattaagctctatcataggtatgtatgtataggagaaaacatagtatatatagggttcagtactatcTGTGGATTCAGGAATCCACTGGGTTCCTGGAATGTATCCCTtgcagataaggggggactactgtattttggatacaaatcctttatctgatatatcctttgcaaatattttttctcagccTGTAACTTATCTTTCCTTTCTCAtaacaaaagcttttgcagattaaaaaaaaaaaaaaaaagcttttccagagcagactttttttattttaatgaattaaagttttaatttaatgaattaatgCTTGATCTGTTATACCTTTTATTGAACTttataattcaatttatttacttatttttctgttgCATAATTCAATATTTCTTCTATTCATGGTTTCCAGCTGGTGTGTTTGCTTAGAAAGAGTTTTCTAGGCCATGTTCCAAGTTATACAGCcactttttctatttattttatatttgcaaattaatctATGCAAAATGATTTCTATTATAAGGGTTTAGAcagaaatctaattttttttttccaaaaaataccCAGTTGTCcttccatttattaaataatctatCTTTCTGTACTGATACCCAATTTCATCTTTGTCATAAACTAAATTCCTCTAGGTATTTGAAATTATAAGCTGTTTCATTGAGCTCTCTTCTCATGAGCCAAATacagatttttcaaaaatgataatatttatacatttttctatcTCGTAGAACTATTCCATGCTcagtaccttttttaaaaaaatattttttctataaaagtctacagaaaacaaaacaaacaaaacatgttttgttttatgaaatagttcaaagatatttttatttgatgaCCTCAAATTTCCACACTGAGTTACCCTTGCTTTACAGTTGTTCTTAATAGAAAGTGCTCTAAAATTTTCCATTATATCTTTGAgaataatttttcacttttttctttgtttcctgtaAGACTGATATAAACctgaaaatttatgaaaatatgtattatgtaaccttaaaatgtatcaaattataTATCCAGCTAGATATAAAAATGAGTAGAAAATAATGATGAAATTAtcgttattattttataatagatATAAAGGTAACTGTGGTAATTAGCTTGTAATCActctattttatttgttacaTAATGCACTTAAAACACATTCAAAATAATCAGTGTTTTGGATCCATAATTAAAGTCTAATTGTTTAAGGGAGTAAAATTAACTTCATTGGCAGTGTTCAAATAgctcaaattattttcaaatattattataCAAACATAtcataaaatggggattaaacAGTTTACACCTAAAATAGTATTCCTTTccacatacaaaataatttttaatattttatatgttaattgattaatcaatcaattaattagtTGACACATTGGTACTGAGACTCTTCTGGCCTCAAGGATGAGAAAACCTAAATTTATTTGGTGGTCTTTTTCAAGTGGTGATATAACAGGAGGGATTGGGAGAGACAAGAAGGCCTTAATGTGGGGGAAACAGAGAGTCCTAGAGTTTCAACTATGTCTGCACCCTCCCCTCAATGAGTGGGGCGGGGACAAAAATGTGAGGGTCTGACATGTGTCCTATTCCCACACCTTACTCTAGTCAGGAACTAAATGTCAACTTTGAGAATTTCTGACTCTCTAAACTGAAAGAACATCTGTGGTAGCCCAGTTGTATcagaaaggcaaaacaaaaaatgaaatattttaacatggGGACACCCATAGGAGCAGGCGGTGGTGGTTTAAGACATCTGCAGGTAATACCCAAGAGAGTTGAGAGGTTTTGTGTGGAACATAAAACTTTTATAAGAGCATATAATGAATAAGAgaagtaataaaattaaacatgtatTTGGTGAGAATTTTCTATACTTGAAGAAAGATGAGAATTATCCAATTCAAAAAGTACTATCAAGCTTaagctagaaaaagaaacataaattcaTACATAGATTCATTACAACTAAAGTGCAATAAACCTTAAAAGCTGTCTGAGAGAAAGAATGTTTATCAATGAAGGAACAGCTATCAGAGTGGTAGCAGTTTTCTTAACAGCAGCAATGGAAACCGTATATCATATTTCTTAAGGGAAACAGTCTGATGAACTACAATTCTAGTAAAGTACAAAATTAAGGCGTCTtcaggaaaaataagagaattcaCCCTCAACAAAGGAAGATTAAAATTGATATATTCTCAAAAAATTAATCATGACTGATCAGTAAAAAAGTGTTtcattaaatgaggtaatgttaGTAAATAGGACAGttttatgtaaaaacaaaaaagaatatttaccaaattttgctcaagaaaatatagaaaactatTTAATGTCAATGTCCATTTGAGTttgtaaaagggaaaaatacttgttgaataactATCCCAGAACAACTCAGAATCTAGATTTATTGTTGCACTTTtcaaaattttacagttttcacACTTTGTGAGGAACTCAAGAGTATAAATAAAAGTTGGAAGGATTTTAGATGATATCACATTGACTATATAATTCTGATATCACAATCTGACaaatgaattctttaaaaaagataaatttcacTATGGGTGTAAAATTAaagctataaataaaatattattaaaccaAATTCAAAAACTtgtttaaagtaatatttaacaATTACTACATTACACTAATCTTCAAATTGCTAAActtcactgttaaaaaaaatgtgatttaataCCTTATATTAACAAtcctaattagaaaaaaaaggttcaatttatattaaagattttttatatattcagcctccattatattttctcttcttccccttgTTCATTCTGCTTCTATATTCCTTATTCTTATgcatcctccttctctccctctccctcagttGTGTCTTGGCAATTCTTCAGCCTTTGCACATCGACATTGATTTGTGTCAATTTGTCAATTTAcgggaaaaaaaaactattgggATATTGGAACTATCCTGAAATTATAATTTATCGGGGGAGAAAGAtttgaaacttttaaagaaatgattctTCCCATTTACAAACATGGtatatcatttttcatttccttaaaaatttcATGCTTAGAATATTGCCATGCACATTGTAAGTGCTCAATGTGTTTTAGCAATTATTGCAATCTTAGCGGTATCTGAACTTGTCTTTACTTTCCTCCCTGCTCTGTTATTGGATGACGTGTGTCCAAATATGAACACTATTCCTCTATCATGCAAATTTGGGACACTTTTACTTTCCTCATTTAAATAATTCTGTATTTTAAGGTTTTACAGTATGAATCTGTAATACTGAataattacaaagaaataaatttaaaatgtttacatgaataaagaaatatattttgttcctTATCACATAAAGCTTTACCATACATCCAAGTCATATTTTCTCCTTcaatgaattgtatggtatgtggcTTTctactctggggaaaaaaatctaagaaactcatttggaagaaataaattaataacttagtaaacttttatttttctctgagtcCATAGATTACAATCCCCCACCAAAAGTGTGAGAGAGCATAGTCTAGATGGAGCAGAATTCCCCACAATGAGATCCTACATAATctgttaaaatgaaatataatcctTTGAGGTATACAGAGAAaaaacatcttattttttttaaaagccctacccatacagatggccaaaaaacacatgaaaagatgcttaacatcactaatcattagagaaatgtaaatcaaaattataATGGAGTATCACCTCACAGAAGTCAGAATGggcgtcatcaaaaaatctacaaacaattaatgctggagagggtgtggagaaaacgggaccctcctacactgttggtgggaaggtaaattggtaaaaccattatggagaacagtatggagattccttaaaaaactaaatatagaactaccatatgatccagcagtcccactcctgggcatatatccagagaaaaccataatttgaaaaaatacatgcaccccaaaggtcatggcaccactatttacaatagccaagacatggaagcaacctaaatgtctatcgacagaagagtggataaagaagatgtggtacatatatacaatggaatattactcagccataaaaaaataatgaaataatgcctttatcagcaacttggatggacctggagattgtcatactgagtgaagtaaatcagacagaaagacaaatatcctatgatgtcgcttatatatggaatctaaaaaaatggtacaaatgaacttatttaccaaacagaaatagagtcacagatgtagaaaacaaacttatggttaccggggggaaagaGGGgttagggataaattgggagattgggattgacatatacacactgctatatataaaatagataactataggacctactgtatagcacagggaactctactcaatactctataatgacctatatgagaaaataatctaaaaaagagtggatacaagtatatgtataactgatacactttgctgtacacctgaaactaatacaaaatcgtaaatcaactatactccaataaaattaaaaaaaataaaaataaaaaagccctacccagaaataaatttttgagttttaaagGGATGAAAAGAGAAATCTATCAGATGTCAGGGTCAGTGTGGATTTTTTCAGTCGAAATAAAAATGGTTGGTGGTTGGCCTGAGGTTAAGAGAAAAGGCAAGAGTAATGATCACACATATTTTTTAGAGAAGACTTTATTTGCCTGTGCAAATCAGTCAGTCTACATTATTTGATTAGGCACTTAGTGAGTGCAGAGATCTTTATTAAGGACTGAGCCTGATGGAATATCCCTCTTTTAACTggtctcttctttattttcttgaaatttctGTCTTAATCCTGTTTAAAGAGAATCAAATAAAAGGGGAATTTTGGGAGTCTCTGGAAAGATACTAAAAAGGTAAGGCAGTCTTATAGGTGGTATTTGGAAGGAATGTTAAGAACCCGTTGATACCTAGAAAGCTAGGAACTCATCATGTACATATATGAATCAAATACACGGTGACTCTTGGTTCATACTCTCACCTTTTGGTTACTGTCTTCCTTCACAGAGCAGTTCACAGTGAATGGCATACAGGGGCCCATCTTGGCTCCATTGGGAGGAAAAGTTGAGTTCAGTAGCCAGCTGTCCCCACCACAGAGTGCAGAACACATGGAAATACGCTGGTTCTGGAACCACTACACAAAACCTGTTCACCTGTACTAGAATGGTAAAGACTTGTATGGAGAAACCATCTCCAAGTATGTGGAGTGGACAGAGCTCCTGAAAGAAGCCACTGGAGAGGGTAAGGTGACCCTCAGGATCCTTAATGTGAATGCTGCTGCTGATGGGTGGTACCACTGTTTCTTCAAAGATGGTGATTTCTGTGATGAGGCCATCAGAGAAGTGAAGGTCACAGGTAAGGATGGATCCCTCTGAGGCTTCTATGCATCCACGATTCTCAATCCATCTGAGGCTGAGTATTAGGAATATTCTTAGTGTTTCTGACCATTTCATATTACAGGGTTTGGTTAGCAAGTTCAAATTCATGCATTTAGTCTTTAAATGGGGAAGAGGGTAGGATTAAGAATGCAAATTGTGTCTGTGCACATATTACCTTTATCAGCAAGAACTGTCTGTTTTCCCATGTCCATGTGCACTGTTAGATCTTTAAAGTATCAACAGAATCCTTTCAGgatttgttactatttttttcaattatttttgacAACACTTTAGTAAAACTTGACTCTATAAACCACCTAAATCTTTACAACTGTCTCCTTAATGATCATTCGTATTCCCATTTCTCCCTGACTCAATTTGCTGACTACTTAGTTCTTAAATCTAGTTCAAAAAGCCTTCATCTATAATCTTCTGTGTCCTCCAATATCACCTCAGTCTTAGTTTTCTGAATAACAAAGAAATGGTGGCAAGATGGAGGACTTGAAGTAAACTGAAAGGCTTCCAAATGTGAGGGCACAAGGGTAGGGTCCTAGGCCCATTCACATGTAACATTTTCATTAGCTATTGTGACGCTCATCTGTATTGCCTAGAGCTAAGGTATCCAAtatgatagccactagccacatgtggctacttacatttatatttaaattaaattaaattaaaatcaggcaaaatttgaagtaaaaaattaaataaaattgaaaatttcgTTCTTTAGTCTCACTGACCACatcttgatcttagccaaaaggccaaGAAGGGATCACTGACCACATCTTAGGTGCTAAAGTCTCACGTTGCAAAAAGCTACtgattggacagcacagatatggaatatttccatcattgcagaaactTTTATCAGACAGAGCTGCTCTAGAGTCACTCTTTAAATCTCTACTCATTCTTTCTTTGCCCACGCATTAGGCAATTCTTAACATCCCCAGCAATGtcctgaaaattttcaaaaacttgtttattttctctaaacTGATAACTACTGCTTTATTTTGATAACAGTAGTGCGTTACCTGTTTTATTCAAAGAGCACATAAATTAAAGTTTCAATTAAAGTTGCAAACTTGCCTTTATGCTATTTACTGCTTATTAATAAATTATGGTAGCTCATATGTAACTAATGATGAAGATACAAGAAAAAATGTTACACTATAAATTCTATGAGGACTGAGATCTTGATTGTTTTTGTTCATCGTTATGTCCATGGACCTAGCCCAGTCTCCTAGATTTagtaaataatcaataaatatttttgactaagtgaataaatgaaacaaacaggCATTTCCTCTCCTGACTTTTTAGGATCAGGTTGTTAATTTGGATATCATAATCCTTCAGTCTGGCTTAGCCTTTTTCCCTTTTGATTAGCTTGTAGAAGCAATCAGAGCCCCACAGTGTTTGACTATCAGTATACCTAAGGGCATAAGGTTTAAAGTAGAAGAAGGgggcttttctttctctcttatgtTTCCCCATCCCTTCACCTAAATattgttttcccctttctttccaaCCAGCTACAAGCCTGGAAACGCAGATTCTTGTGCATCCTCCTAATACCAAAGGTCTTTTAGTGGAGTGTAATTCAAGAGGTTGGTTCCCGCAACCTCAAATGGAATGGAGAGACAGCAGAGGAGAGATCATTCTACCTTCATCAAAATTCCACTCACAGCATACTGACAAATCGTTCAACCTGAAGATGACCCTTCTTCTAAGAGGGAGTTCCTATGGGAATGTCACTTGCTACTTTCGAAACCTGTAACTGGTCAAGAGAAAGGAACAAGCATTGTCCTATCAGGTGAgatctgtgtgtttgttcttcAAATGATGGCCATTGTCATCAAATTTATaaactaaagagaaaaattaatatactttCTTCACTTGGTTTTTAGGATATTATATTCTCTTGGCTTTGTTCACCATCTTGCTTGtcttctttcttattctcttctgCTACTTCATCTTTTTCACTCTGCCTTCTTGATATATGAGTTTCCCAGGGCATAGTCTTTGAGTCATTTTTCTCTATTGTGACTTAATTCTATCTCATGGCTTTACGTAAAATCAATATGATAAGAATTCCTCGAATGATATCTTCTACCCAGACCTCTCTCCCAAACTCTAGTCTCATCTCTAAACTCAGCATCTCAGTGTGGAAGTCCAGTAAATATCCTGAATCAAACAGATAAAAAACTAAACTGTTAATCACCTGTCAACTTGTGTGATTTACTGCCTTCCCAGTCAcacttctaatttttattttctcagaaaaaaatccttgaagtcatccttgactcccATCTTTCTCTTATATTCTACATCACACGTGTCGAGAGATAATACTGgctttacctttaaaatatacCCAGAGTCTCACCACTTCTTACCACCTTTGCTGCCCTCCAAGTCTGAGACACCATCGCCCATGGTCTGAACATTGGTAATAGCAACTGAAAAGTTCTCCCTACTTCTCTTGTCCACTATGGTATATTCTCAACACATGGATAGGAGGATCCATTTAAAACATGAGATATATGTCAAcctctcttcaagaccctgcaaTTGTTCCCCATTTTATTCAAAGTAAAATGCCCCACAATGTCCTGCACTATCTCTGCCCCCGTTACCTATCTGACCTCATCCCCTAATGTTCTCTGTGTCTCCTCTAGTCTAGTCACACAGAACTCCTTGCTGTTCCCCAACCGTGACAGAACTGCTCCTGCCTGGGGTCTTTGCTCCAGTTGTTCCCTCTTCCCAGAATGCTATAATTCCAATAAATTACCTATCTCCTTCAAATCTATACTCAAGTCTCACCTTGTAAATAAGGACCACTTTGACAAACCAACTTGAAAAAATGCAACCTTTACCACCCCCACCACCTGGCATTTCCTATCACCTTAccctcttttaatttttcttttttacatagtAGTATCACCTTTTAACCGGCTAtgtaacttatttattatgtttattgtcaCTTATCTATCTCCCTTTCTAAAACATGAAGATAGAGATCTTTGTTGTAATATACCccagtttcttcaaatattgcatggcacatagtaggtaagCAATAAATAATCAATACTTGA carries:
- the LOC133087194 gene encoding LOW QUALITY PROTEIN: putative selection and upkeep of intraepithelial T-cells protein 1 homolog (The sequence of the model RefSeq protein was modified relative to this genomic sequence to represent the inferred CDS: inserted 1 base in 1 codon; substituted 2 bases at 2 genomic stop codons); this encodes SSFTEQFTVNGIQGPILAPLGGKVEFSSQLSPPQSAEHMEIRWFWNHYTKPVHLYXNGKDLYGETISKYVEWTELLKEATGEGKVTLRILNVNAAADGWYHCFFKDGDFCDEAIREVKVTATSLETQILVHPPNTKGLLVECNSRGWFPQPQMEWRDSRGEIILPSSKFHSQHTDKSFNLKMTLLLRGSSYGNVTCYFRXPVTGQEKGTSIVLSDKLFPWNTIWILILVIILVLLLTFIMVPSVDLYYRLQDCSCNVIPPWSVGMPVVLTSICVIVFLIIYLHHKKRVSISDPHFQLDVMXLEDMTLILCVLMVFITMVISFIYFRFRGKPDGNSARESTLWQGQLAADLSTSAHQDHLVAPGAAHSELLCGRSRRPDLF